From the genome of Phaeodactylum tricornutum CCAP 1055/1 chromosome 13, whole genome shotgun sequence, one region includes:
- a CDS encoding predicted protein, which produces MVWEGANVRQSVESVEDTNAVTAAGAGNKRYTKETVEAALSRLHTSYATAMECLGAWHRADQALRRGDSIAQTEQRPGSQAGTLRDVGQTTRQLFESALLRNPLVAQHAPAFHDYYSKDYVWEAPPTLTSAGHRETVRRVAYLSLVNYADLLLSGCACPIPRLPPRTGQKEHLLDKGITQPLATFREEKHCCWNRPRNDTETSPVGDSDTEDPVETTRRALTVLLDATALDPTDPLVWLKLSCLARRLGRLKTAVAMKDDTLLLPYRRLERHGLEMARIALPPNVPPNRLVLRALVELEEEETIFFTNGYDSGPLLQDVMEIRLSIPRYSWSILGRMLMRVCREGNLYTVTATAPHTNSHRHRGLSGPLRSAPLVRLELSPLLAVPSMVLAGICQFLTPAELARLEMTCRGLSYAVIAARAVHDHEQDLRASRQGNLNPAKLAPLGSGQPKPVVAETASDNRSTEVILEVDPNGDAATTDVNRKSRKKDHQTEEKRENQRVSKRVRSQMITSGKRAERSSRRSSLEYCVVAATMDCAPGDSKYDQLRREKIDWDHLLDLPPTPSALSAYWARSLADPTPLRTISLDVFPRDRQARERISSSSLTSFVNEWGGLDKPERRAVTPLGLLFGFVAHASLHRNGWTCGAFDVLDRILTPCWSTCNRNAPGRLNSMNVFAVDLLHVELRLKRCERDDSGDTELDGDASFLSRSVPVLVSLVDDLDEIYSGPSFAKLWVVLKVRCLWLAAAFYMWRGRIALCVFESREAEKEGLTFVAKLLDLMVKAQVGAVLTPHLESPTRSGLHWRELSVSSLRTYQNEIQASSVVLLAQEKFSQALCNIADEGDAVIDPISIDSLVAIGNLILDRYRVPVGSSEDKYSELITDFISSTGAMLVSSQFSVHPGTVQQDSIGSECDDLLPARNPAARQLKNMTNPSILAILNTSSIRNSKKALVLELAQSRYDASKDGESLSEDSSLFSDISTDKNEEGEFGKQLLLRQYATTATLLLHRIRELFVLRLTEQQKVQFSNSEEFRDTLASSFDICRSYASTAIWFNELSEETPADLNVLLSTIALLTAVQNAGLVLVPEELERNYFIGLASILEQQRSTIASLMDCELSRQERVAHQKVASHRARVAGSVSFHIGQIFAAHLCTPSSRQLVASSFFDELSIPSLVIASTIDSLLWFRDLSVKDDHQSRAAASLRNFCFSLDRASRETLLVPTALAIVGTIGALASTKDGKLLPAKKECLRNTDLAEFFDSDDSAVDWLSDDSVVADKVGHEELLRSISQSVHAISLVFQSLSAETMLTYKDTKEYATEHGPLLPLLAARVLNMYADRLLTEFLEDPEKGTSTLSSDFPFGTRSVGVLLDSVLYKVYKCLHGFSFINMRDGKECSGPTIIDSKQRTFLPEDAKATAALYSCMMRSYGQGRKSPPKSALELLTRALPSAMESDLSRTVRRFVFSTANGRIGANDIVSIINQDGERRADFKCFENWHWEKLHEMEDIKEEKDELLAVRRGVSHFLAQGPLPTYQDGAPNVRAASAKAEEALSRKFNAILDDLCHGSIADCKGWYKAAQCLLVRSDLIADRLGLSKGFVRSDHFNVPEWKGFVYDTLAIEELLKRQSEEASIHTKHWVEFLGPDLSIFLHYNWSSFESLRALATEMEASLSHFVETDDVDTLKAREAWDEIEHLFRTKDFVAWQEAWGGLFVSSLRQLAARCMALGLYILNQSLGHGDLENKVVLSELTESLGMSLYAELMGSQLYGYPMQEMPQGQKRCIATAALACFSHSVHLSRSVNLDKPADVPRATWDILFMIGKCNEKIASTYRAERFSFSAIDLLNKQGTRLYEQHMNNAFESYSISLSEAREIEREGGLIFEQNGGSAHGSTEVLYRLHASRLKCLIAAVDRREDERASAEEEALRLTEKYWFSAPQLDSRRSDARERIWAVLADTVSALAQCRSEHSFFHRSVYRHAQALMWAPVLNDPINERPNGSFGAVPGTKAVKVRGLNSATNAADSGAVVMSTLFDKKRSQLCAVWVANGSASSFQSINNSVRKYDCLRGKYISAYLECLKLSKRRSDLETFLRWTASCHRDLPSYFAASAFAQGSSPVKSHTQDSLIVRTRSLSSYHFLTSTKRLANTALANVILQEISGPSDRKDPETQLKAAYGCFLRLNSDPDAFIKCKWWKYHRSPSGMRPIADALMHAYKKIAKSQSPSTNQSDWGEGQTSETLRLSLRKCKELFPSATGSFLSSKASMNKSKRKVDREANGSGTKRKEPDGTFTALRSFVVPVPKGLSSADTFLTSIIIGSTTKKLRLTVPEGEPATLRFSLRVPVSDEPDCGADASSHL; this is translated from the exons ATGGTTTGGGAAGGAGCGAACGTCCGCCAATCGGTCGAGTCGGTGGAGGATACGAATGCGGTGACTGCCGCCGGTGCCGGCAACAAACGGTACACGAAGGAAACCGTCGAAGCCGCTCTGTCACGTCTGCATACTTCTTACGCCACCGCCATGGAATGTCTGGGTGCCTGGCATCGCGCGGATCAGGCTTTGCGTCGGGGTGATTCTATCGCACAGACCGAGCAACGACCTGGATCACAAGCGGGGACGCTCCGAGATGTGGGTCAAACAACCCGACAATTATTTGAATCGGCACTATTGAGGAATCCGTTAGTAGCTCAACACGCTCCGGCATTCCACGATTACTATTCAAAGGATTATGTTTGGGAAGCTCCACCTACCTTGACTTCAGCGGGTCACCGGGAAACGGTACGACGGGTAGCCTATTTGTCGCTCGTGAACTACGCTGATTTGCTATTGTCGGGATGCGCTTGTCCGATTCCTAGATTGCCTCCACGCACGGGACAGAAGGAACATTTGCTCGACAAGGGAATCACGCAACCGCTTGCCACGTTCCGCGAGGAAAAGCACTGCTGTTGGAATAGACCGCGGAACGATACCGAAACGAGCCCGGTAGGGGATTCGGACACTGAAGATCCAGTCGAAACAACGCGTCGGGCGTTGACGGTCCTCTTGGACGCCACTGCTCTCGATCCTACTGACCCTCTGGTATGGCTCAAGCTTTCCTGTCTTGCTCGACGATTAGGTCGCCTCAAAACAGCAGTAGCCATGAAAGACGACACGCTGTTGCTACCTTACCGACGTTTAGAACGGCACGGATTGGAAATGGCCCGCATCGCTTTGCCTCCAAACGTTCCTCCTAATCGTCTCGTGTTACGGGCCTTGGTGGAattggaagaggaggaaaCGATATTCTTTACGAACGGTTACGACTCGGGTCCTCTACTCCAAGATGTGATGGAAATCCGCCTCTCCATTCCTCGTTACTCGTGGTCGATTTTGGGTCGGATGCTCATGCGGGTTTGTCGCGAAGGCAATTTATACACTGTCACAGCAACGGCTCCACACACAAAtagtcatcgtcatcgtggTTTGTCTGGCCCGCTACGCAGTGCGCCTCTGGTCCGGTTGGAACTCTCTCCCTTGTTGGCGGTACCGTCGATGGTATTGGCCGGTATTTGCCAGTTCCTTACACCGGCCGAATTGGCGCGGCTGGAAATGACCTGCCGGGGCTTGTCCTACGCCGTCATCGCGGCGAGGGCAGTTCACGATCACGAACAGGATTTGCGGGCGTCGCGACAGGGAAATCTCAATCCTGCCAAGCTGGCTCCTCTAGGCAGTGGGCAACCAAAACCTGTGGTTGCCGAGACTGCCAGCGACAATCGCTCAACGGAGGTTATTCTTGAGGTTGATCCGAATGGGGACGCCGCAACGACTGACGTAAATCGGAAATCGAGAAAGAAAGATCATCAGACGGAAGAGAAACGAGAGAACCAAAGAGTGTCGAAACGGGTGCGATCACAAATGATAACCTCTGGAAAGAGGGCCGAGCGCAGTAGCCGACGTTCGTCTTTGGAGTATTGCGTGGTTGCGGCCACTATGGACTGCGCCCCCGGCGATTCTAAGTACGATCAGTTGCGGCGAGAAAAGATTGACTGGGACCATTTGCTTGACTTGCCCCCCACTCCATCTGCACTATCTGCATACTGGGCGCGCAGTTTGGCCGATCCTACACCTTTGCGAACTATTTCTTTAGATGTGTTTCCTCGTGACAGGCAAGCTCGAGAACGAATCAGCTCCTCGTCGTTGACGTCTTTTGTGAACGAATGGGGAGGGCTCGACAAGCCAGAGCGCCGTGCAGTGACCCCTTTGGGCCTTCtgtttggatttgttgcgcATGCGTCATTGCAT CGAAACGGGTGGACCTGTGGTGCTTTCGACGTGCTTGATAGAAT TCTGACTCCGTGCTGGTCGACATGCAATCGAAACGCACCTGGTCGTTTGAATTCAATGAACGTTTTTGCTGTCGACTTGCTTCATGTAGAGCTCCGGCTCAAGCGCTGTGAGCGGGATGATTCGGGGGACACCGAACTTGATGGTGACGCGAGTTTTTTGTCTCGCTCAGTTCCTGTGCTTGTGTCCTTAGTTGATGACCTAGATGAGATATACTCGGGACCGTCTTTTGCGAAGTTGTGGGTGGTCCTTAAAGTGAGGTGTCTCTGGCTTGCGGCGGCCTTCTATATGTGGCGAGGTCGAATTGCGCTTTGCGTCTTCGAGTCGCGCGAAGCGGAAAAAGAAGGGCTTacatttgttgcaaaattgTTAGACCTCATGGTGAAAGCACAGGTTGGGGCAGTGTTGACACCTCACTTAGAATCTCCGACACGAAGTGGACTGCACTGGAGGGAGCTGTCGGTCTCGTCGCTTCGTACGTACCAAAACGAAATCCAAGCGTCCTCTGTTGTGCTTCTAGCTCAAGAGAAATTTTCACAAGCATTATGCAACATTGCTGATGAAGGCGATGCTGTAATTGATCCGATTTCAATAGATTCTCTCGTCGCTATAGGCAATTTGATTCTGGATCGGTATCGGGTACCAGTTGGGTCGTCCGAAGATAAGTACAGCGAGCTTATCACGGACTTCATCTCGTCCACCGGGGCGATGTTAGTGTCCAGTCAATTTAGTGTACATCCCGGAACAGTACAGCAAGACAGTATTGGCTCCGAATGTGACGACCTCCTTCCCGCGAGAAATCCAGCTGCGCGTCAACTAAAGAATATGACCAATCCATCCATTTTGGCCATTTTGAATACAT CATCAATCCGGAACTCAAAGAAAGCGCTTGTACTCGAGCTGGCCCAATCTCGGTACGACGCATCGAAAGACGGTGAAAGTTTAAGTGAAGATTCCTCCTTGTTTTCCGACATTTCAACGGATAAGAACGAGGAAGGAGAATTTGGGAAACAGCTATTACTCCGTCAATATGCTACAACAGCTACTCTCCTCTTACATAGGATTCGGGAGCTTTTTGTCCTCAGATTGACTGAGCAGCAGAAGGTGCAGTTTTCGAATTCCGAGGAATTTCGTGACACGTTGGCTAGCTCATTTGATATTTGTCGTTCTTACGCATCGACGGCGATTTGGTTCAACGAGTTGTCCGAAGAAACACCTGCAGATTTAAATGTACTTCTTTCCACAATAGCGTTGCTCACGGCTGTACAGAATGCTGGCTTGGTACTCGTTCCAGAGGAGTTGGAACGCAATTACTTTATCGGTCTCGCAAGCATTCTCGAGCAACAGCGCTCCACAATCGCCTCACTTATGGATTGTGAGCTAAGTCGGCAGGAACGAGTCGCTCACCAAAAAGTGGCTAGCCATCGGGCCCGAGTTGCGGGTAGTGTAAGTTTCCATATTGGCCAAATCTTTGCCGCTCATCTGTGTACACCAAGCTCGCGACAACTGGTTGCGTCGTCTTTCTTTGATGAACTTTCAATTCCTTCTTTGGTCATTGCTTCCACGATCGACTCGTTGCTTTGGTTTCGTGATCTTTCTGTGAAAGACGACCATCAATCTCGAGCCGCAGCTTCTTTGCGCAATTTCTGCTTTTCACTTGACCGAGCGAGCAGAGAGACTCTTCTGGTACCGACCGCTCTTGCGATAGTTGGCACAATTGGAGCTCTTGCCTCAACAAAGGATGGGAAACTACTTCCAGCCAAAAAAGAATGCTTGCGCAACACAGATTTGGCAGAGTTCTTCGATTCCGACGACAGTGCTGTTGACTGGTTATCCGATGATTCAGTTGTTGCCGACAAAGTTGGTCACGAGGAACTGCTCCGTTCTATATCCCAGAGCGTACACGCAATCAGTCTTGTGTTCCAGAGCCTGAGCGCTGAAACAATGTTGACGTACAAGGATACCAAAGAATATGCCACTGAACATGGACCGCTCTTGCCCCTTCTGGCGGCACGAGTTTTGAACATGTATGCCGATCGCCTTTTGACTGAATTTTTGGAAGATCCAGAGAAGGGAACGAGCACTCTTTCGTCAGACTTTCCTTTCGGCACGCGCTCTGTTGGAGTTTTGCTTGATTCTGTTCTGTACAAAGTGTACAAATGTTTGCATGGTTTTTCCTTCATTAATATGCGAGACGGAAAGGAGTGTTCTGGGCCAACAATCATCGACTCTAAACAAAGGACTTTTCTACCGGAAGATGCGAAGGCTACTGCTGCATTATACAGCTGTATGATGCGAAGTTACGGGCAGGGAAGGAAATCGCCGCCAAAGTCGGCACTTGAGCTTCTCACGAGAGCGCTTCCTTCGGCAATGGAAAGTGATCTTAGCAGGACGGTCCGTCGATTCGTCTTTTCCACTGCAAACGGAAGAATCGGGGCCAACGACATAGTTTCGATAATTAATCAAGATGGCGAGCGGCGAGCTGACTTTAAGTGTTTCGAGAACTGGCATTGGGAGAAGCTTCACGAAATGGAAGATATCAAAGAAGAGAAGGACGAGCTACTAGCTGTTCGACGTGGAGTTAGTCACTTTCTAGCGCAAGGCCCCCTACCAACCTACCAGGACGGAGCGCCCAACGTGCGAGCTGCTTCGGCAAAAGCTGAAGAAGCTTTGTCGCGAAAATTTAATGCGATTCTTGATGACCTGTGCCACGGCAGTATTGCTGATTGCAAAGGATGGTACAAGGCAGCTCAGTGCCTTCTCGTTAGGTCAGACTTAATTGCCGATCGGCTCGGGTTGTCCAAGGGCTTCGTACGAAGCGACCACTTCAACGTTCCAGAGTGGAAGGGTTTCGTGTACGATACGCTCGCTATAGAGGAACTTCTCAAGCGTCAAAGTGAAGAGGCTTCTATCCATACGAAACACTGGGTCGAATTCTTAGGCCCGGACCTTTCAATTTTTTTACACTACAACTGGTCATCATTTGAGTCTCTCCGAGCCCTCGCAACTGAAATGGAGGCCAGTTTGTCTCACTTTGTGGAGACCGATGACGTGGATACACTCAAGGCTCGGGAAGCATGGGATGAAATTGAGCACCTCTTCAGAACCAaggattttgttgcttggCAGGAAGCTTGGGGAGGATTGTTTGTGTCTTCCCTAAGACAATTGGCGGCAAGATGTATGGCTCTTGGGCTTTACATTCTGAATCAGTCGCTAGGCCATGGCGACCTTGAAAATAAAGTCGTCCTGTCCGAACTCACAGAGTCTCTTGGTATGAGCCTTTACGCAGAATTAATGGGTTCACAGCTCTACGGTTACCCTATGCAGGAGATGCCGCAGGGCCAGAAACGATGTATTGCAACAGCTGCCTTAGCTTGTTTTTCACACTCAGTTCATTTGTCACGCTCAGTAAATCTTGACAAGCCCGCTGACGTGCCTCGTGCAACTTGGGATATCTTGTTTATGATTGGGAAG TGCAATGAAAAGATTGCTTCGACATACAGAGCCGAgcgcttttccttttcggcaaTAGACTTGCTGAATAAGCAAGGCACAAGATTGTACGAGCAACATATGAACAACGCATTTGAATCGTACTCTATTTCATTGTCAGAAGCCAGAGAAATTGAACGAGAAGGGGGACTTATTTTCGAACAAAATGGAGGGAGCGCACATGGTTCGACAGAAGTGCTATATCGATTGCATGCGTCTCGTCTGAAGTGTTTGATAGCCGCTGTTGATCGTAGAGAAGACGAGAGGGCTTCTGCCGAGGAAGAAGCGCTACGATTGACTGAAAAGTATTGGTTCTCTGCCCCCCAACTTGATAGTAGAAGAAGTGACGCCAGAGAAAGAATATGGGCTGTGCTCGCTGACACCGTTTCAGCTTTAGCTCAATGTCGATCAGAGCATTCCTTCTTCCACCGATCAGTGTATCGACACGCTCAGGCACTTATGTGGGCACCCGTACTCAACGATCCAATAAACGAGCGACCAAATGGGAGCTTCGGAGCAGTTCCTGGCACAAAGGCGGTCAAAGTTAGAGGACTCAACTCTGCCACCAATGCTGCAGATAGCGGGGCCGTCGTAATGTCGACTTTGTTTGACAAGAAACGCAGTCAACTGTGTGCCGTGTGGGTTGCAAACGGCTCCGCCTCTTCTTTTCAGAGTATAAATAACTCTGTCCGAAAGTACGACTGTCTACGCGGCAAATACATATCGGCCTATCTGGAGTGTTTAAAGCTTTCAAAAAGGAGATCTGACTTGGAGACTTTCTTGCGATGGACAGCGTCATGCCACCGTGATCTTCCATCTTATTTTGCAGCCAGTGCTTTCGCCCAAGGATCTAGTCCCGTAAAATCACACACACAAGATTCACTGATAGTGAGGACACGGTCCCTCTCGTCTTATCATTTCCTGACTTCAACAAAACGACTAGCGAACACAGCACTAGCAAACGTCATTCTTCAAGAAATATCCGGACCAAGTGATCGGAAGGATCCAGAGACTCAGCTAAAGGCTGCTTATGGGTGCTTCCTTCGACTCAATAGCGACCCTGATGCTTTTATAAAGTGTAAATGGTGGAAATATCACCGCAGTCCATCCGGGATGCGCCCAATAGCAGACGCTCTGATGCATGCTTACAAGAAGATCGCCAAGAGTCAAAGCCCGTCGACTAACCAATCGGATTGGGGGGAAGGCCAAACCTCCGAGACTCTACGCCTCTCTTTAAGGAAATGCAAAGAGCTTTTCCCCTCGGCGACTGGTAGCTTTCTGTCTAGCAAAGCATCAATGAACAAGTCAAAGCGGAAAGTTGACCGAGAAGCCAACGGATCTGGAACCAAGAGAAAAGAACCCGATGGCACCTTTACAGCTTTGCGATCCTTTGTTGTTCCTGTCCCCAAGGGTCTGTCATCCGCCGATACATTTCTAACTTCTATCATTATCGGttcaacaaccaaaaaatTACGCTTAACTGTACCCGAGGGCGAGCCTGCGACTCTCCGCTTTTCTCTTCGAGTGCCGGTCAGTGACGAGCCTGATTGTGGTGCGGATGCGAGCAGTCATTTGTGA